A part of Aquibium oceanicum genomic DNA contains:
- a CDS encoding S41 family peptidase — MVRRLSLLFAGALMGATAMSVVYGSPSTTANAAGSDTYRQLAIFGDIFERVRAQYVTPPEDKMLVESAINGMLTSLDPHSSYLNPEAAKDMRVQTKGEFGGLGIEVTMENELVKVITPIDDTPASRAGVLAGDLISEIDGEEVRGLTLSEAVEKMRGGVNTPIELTILREGATDPIQITVIRDIIKVKAVKYRVEEDVGYMKITSFTEKTFDDLRSAIAAMKKDIPADKLKGYVLDLRLNPGGLLDQAVSVSDAFLDRGEIVSTRGRDPKDVTRFDSRAGDLTDGKPIIVLVNGGSASASEIVAGALQDHRRATVLGTRSFGKGSVQTIIPLAENGALRLTTALYYTPSGTSIQGTGIIPDIKVEQPLPDELLGRDVSRGESDLRGHIKGAAEDDEGSGSAAYVPPDPKDDVQLSYAMDLLRGKKTDPAFPPNPDQAVLNQ; from the coding sequence ATGGTACGTAGGTTGTCGCTTCTTTTTGCCGGCGCCCTGATGGGCGCGACAGCGATGAGCGTCGTTTACGGTTCGCCGAGTACCACGGCCAACGCCGCTGGTTCCGACACCTATCGCCAGCTCGCCATCTTCGGCGACATCTTCGAGCGGGTGCGGGCGCAGTACGTCACGCCGCCGGAAGACAAGATGCTGGTGGAGAGCGCCATCAACGGCATGCTCACCTCGCTCGACCCGCATTCCTCGTACCTCAATCCGGAAGCCGCCAAAGACATGCGGGTCCAGACCAAGGGCGAGTTCGGCGGCCTCGGCATCGAGGTCACGATGGAGAATGAGCTCGTCAAGGTCATCACCCCGATCGACGACACCCCGGCCTCGCGTGCCGGCGTGCTTGCGGGAGACCTGATCTCCGAGATCGACGGCGAGGAAGTCCGGGGCCTCACCCTGTCGGAAGCGGTCGAAAAGATGCGCGGCGGGGTCAACACGCCGATCGAGCTGACCATCCTGCGCGAGGGCGCCACCGACCCGATCCAGATCACTGTCATCCGCGACATCATCAAGGTGAAGGCGGTCAAGTACCGGGTTGAGGAAGACGTCGGCTACATGAAGATCACCTCCTTCACGGAGAAGACCTTCGATGACCTGCGCAGCGCGATCGCTGCCATGAAGAAGGACATCCCGGCCGACAAGCTCAAGGGCTACGTCCTGGATCTGCGGCTGAACCCGGGCGGGCTGCTCGACCAGGCCGTCAGCGTGTCGGATGCCTTCCTCGACCGCGGCGAGATCGTCTCCACCCGCGGACGCGACCCGAAGGACGTGACCCGGTTCGACTCGCGCGCCGGCGACCTGACGGACGGCAAGCCGATCATCGTACTGGTCAACGGTGGCTCGGCGAGCGCCTCGGAGATCGTCGCAGGCGCGCTGCAGGACCATCGCCGCGCCACCGTGCTCGGCACCCGCTCCTTCGGCAAGGGATCCGTCCAGACGATCATCCCGCTGGCCGAAAACGGCGCGCTTCGGCTAACGACGGCGCTCTATTACACGCCGTCGGGCACGTCGATCCAGGGAACGGGCATCATCCCGGACATCAAGGTCGAACAACCCTTGCCGGACGAACTGCTCGGTCGCGACGTGTCGCGCGGCGAATCGGACCTGCGGGGCCACATCAAGGGCGCCGCCGAGGACGACGAGGGTTCGGGCTCCGCCGCCTACGTGCCGCCGGACCCGAAGGACGACGTCCAGCTCTCCTACGCGATGGACCTGCTGCGCGGAAAGAAGACCGACCCGGCATTTCCGCCGAACCCCGACCAGGCGGTTCTGAACCAGTAG
- a CDS encoding murein hydrolase activator EnvC family protein has protein sequence MDLAAKMTLSACRQLRRAMHVGIVSSVLALVVAPAAAAQDPHELTEKREQTRSEYESILEAMTLTDERLEELADEIATVRKDTTAITAALVQTAKTERKLAEDISGIEERLAGLEDQETKIKRSLHARRGVLAEVLGALQRMGLNPPPAILVKPEDALSSVRSAIVLGAVVPELRGETEILISDLRELASLRMSIDGEKERLLATLRDQAAEKQRLALLQEEKQRLLRESQSTAEAERRKAEELAARAGSLKELIAALEEEITAVRQAAEEARRAEEERARREAEAAGKPIPEQNRLVGGMPFDSLLKKVSLPVPGAIVRRFGDGDGVGGHMLGDTVQTQSGSIVTAPADGSVLYAGPFRSYGQLLILDAGDGYHVVLAGLGRTSVSLGQSVVAGEPVGAMGEARLTSMMAFGSTNTNPELYVEFRKDGKPVDPSPWWTERSSGRTGNGT, from the coding sequence ATGGACCTCGCGGCCAAGATGACCCTTTCCGCCTGCCGGCAGCTGCGCCGCGCGATGCATGTCGGCATCGTGTCGTCGGTGCTCGCGCTGGTCGTGGCGCCGGCAGCGGCGGCGCAGGATCCGCACGAACTTACGGAAAAGCGGGAGCAGACCCGGTCGGAATACGAAAGCATCCTGGAAGCAATGACGCTCACCGACGAGCGGCTCGAGGAACTTGCCGACGAAATCGCCACGGTCCGCAAGGACACCACCGCCATCACCGCCGCTCTTGTCCAGACAGCCAAGACCGAGCGCAAACTGGCTGAGGACATTTCGGGGATCGAGGAAAGGCTGGCGGGGCTCGAGGACCAGGAGACGAAGATCAAGCGCTCGCTGCATGCAAGGCGCGGCGTGTTGGCCGAGGTGCTCGGCGCCCTCCAGCGCATGGGCCTCAATCCTCCGCCGGCGATCCTCGTCAAGCCGGAGGACGCGCTGTCGTCCGTCCGCAGCGCCATCGTGCTCGGCGCCGTTGTGCCTGAACTGCGCGGCGAGACCGAGATCCTGATCTCGGACCTGCGCGAACTGGCCTCCCTGCGCATGTCGATCGACGGCGAGAAGGAGCGCCTGCTCGCCACGTTGCGTGATCAGGCGGCCGAAAAGCAGCGGCTCGCACTGCTGCAGGAGGAGAAGCAGCGGCTTCTGCGCGAATCGCAGTCGACGGCCGAGGCGGAGCGGCGCAAGGCCGAGGAACTCGCCGCTCGCGCGGGTTCTCTCAAGGAATTGATCGCCGCGCTCGAGGAGGAGATCACCGCCGTCCGGCAGGCGGCGGAGGAGGCACGGCGCGCCGAGGAGGAACGGGCACGACGCGAGGCGGAAGCGGCCGGAAAGCCCATACCCGAACAGAACCGGCTGGTCGGCGGAATGCCGTTCGACAGCCTTCTGAAGAAGGTTTCGCTGCCCGTTCCCGGCGCGATCGTGCGCCGCTTCGGAGACGGCGACGGGGTCGGCGGGCACATGCTTGGCGACACCGTTCAAACACAATCCGGCTCTATCGTCACCGCACCTGCAGATGGCAGCGTGCTCTATGCCGGACCGTTCCGCTCCTACGGTCAACTCTTGATCCTGGACGCGGGCGACGGCTATCATGTGGTCCTGGCAGGCTTGGGAAGAACAAGCGTCTCGCTCGGTCAGTCCGTCGTTGCCGGAGAGCCGGTGGGTGCAATGGGCGAGGCAAGGCTCACCAGCATGATGGCGTTCGGAAGTACCAACACCAATCCGGAACTGTATGTCGAGTTCCGAAAAGATGGAAAACCCGTCGATCCGTCACCCTGGTGGACGGAACGCAGTTCTGGAAGGACAGGAAATGGTACGTAG
- the rlmH gene encoding 23S rRNA (pseudouridine(1915)-N(3))-methyltransferase RlmH, producing MKIAVHAVGRMKAGPERELADRYLDRFAKAGPPVGLEWAGLTEIAESRAQGAAERKRDEAQRLDTASAAGTALVILDERGKNLSSEALASWIGERRDQGQRDMLFAIGGPDGHAEDAVRKAALVLSFGSLTWPHQLARVMLAEQLYRVVMILSGHPYHRA from the coding sequence ATGAAGATTGCCGTTCATGCCGTGGGCCGGATGAAGGCCGGCCCCGAGCGGGAATTGGCTGATCGCTATCTCGACCGGTTTGCCAAGGCCGGTCCCCCCGTCGGGCTCGAATGGGCCGGGCTGACGGAAATCGCCGAGAGCCGCGCGCAAGGCGCGGCAGAGCGCAAGCGCGACGAGGCACAGCGGCTCGATACGGCATCGGCCGCGGGGACTGCCCTCGTGATTCTCGACGAACGCGGAAAGAACCTGTCGTCCGAAGCGCTCGCTTCGTGGATCGGCGAGCGCCGCGACCAGGGTCAGCGCGACATGCTCTTCGCCATAGGAGGGCCGGACGGCCACGCCGAGGATGCGGTGCGCAAGGCGGCGCTCGTGCTCTCCTTCGGCTCGCTAACCTGGCCGCATCAACTGGCGCGGGTCATGCTGGCGGAACAACTCTACCGGGTCGTGATGATCCTTTCCGGCCACCCCTATCACCGCGCCTGA
- the rsfS gene encoding ribosome silencing factor translates to MPSPAGLNRNGIAHALKTVLDSLEDSKAENVVPIDIQRKSSIADYMVVASGRSNRHVSAVADHLIKALKESGLGTARVEGLASADWVLIDAGDVIVHVFRPEVREFYNIEKMWQAPDLEDETVH, encoded by the coding sequence ATGCCTTCGCCGGCTGGGTTGAACCGGAATGGTATTGCCCATGCCTTGAAAACCGTCCTTGACTCTCTCGAAGACTCAAAGGCCGAAAACGTCGTCCCGATCGACATCCAGCGCAAATCGAGCATTGCCGATTACATGGTCGTGGCCTCCGGCCGTTCGAACCGCCATGTCTCGGCCGTGGCCGATCATCTGATCAAGGCGCTCAAGGAGTCCGGGCTGGGCACCGCCCGGGTCGAAGGCCTTGCCAGCGCCGACTGGGTGCTGATCGATGCCGGCGACGTGATCGTCCACGTCTTCCGACCGGAAGTCCGCGAGTTCTACAACATCGAAAAGATGTGGCAGGCCCCGGACCTGGAGGACGAGACGGTTCACTGA
- a CDS encoding MFS transporter codes for MSASVSNDQNASADALPAPLTAIASVILSSALVAVGNGLMFAFIPVRLGAEGLPPTWAGLILTGLSAGGMAGCFLTGRMVNRVGHARAFMTFSALIILSNVAVGVTVDPWLWIVARVLYGFAISGLFIVAQSWLNDVVENDIRGRVTATFYMSYIVGLGMGSFLLSFIDAMTNAAPVLAVAFAAVSIIPVGLTRLRTPPPPPIASIALRRAWSVSPVGLAGMLAVGGLSMMVAGFAPIHATALGFGKNDVALLLLAMPLGTLIVQLPLGWLSDRTDRRYVLVAASIIVVGAGLLATGADGSVFWWMIVVYMVWSGATESIYSISSAHANDRAEKGDLVVLASTMLFAWSLSGFVIPGMATALTAIVGTGAFIVIAVVIALAFGSFVLWRLTQTQAVPAAESGDFAPLSAQTPPAAELAFAPTGESPPSHAEE; via the coding sequence ATGAGCGCCTCCGTCTCCAACGATCAGAACGCCTCCGCCGACGCGCTGCCGGCGCCGCTGACGGCGATCGCCAGCGTCATCCTGTCGTCGGCGCTCGTCGCCGTCGGCAACGGCCTGATGTTCGCCTTCATACCGGTGCGGCTCGGCGCGGAAGGGTTGCCGCCGACCTGGGCAGGCCTCATCCTGACTGGCCTGTCGGCCGGCGGCATGGCCGGATGCTTCCTCACCGGGCGCATGGTCAACCGCGTCGGGCATGCGCGCGCCTTCATGACCTTTTCGGCGCTGATCATCCTGTCCAACGTCGCGGTTGGCGTGACCGTCGATCCCTGGCTGTGGATCGTGGCGCGCGTGCTTTACGGCTTTGCGATATCGGGCCTGTTCATCGTGGCGCAGAGCTGGCTCAACGACGTCGTCGAGAACGACATCCGCGGGCGCGTCACCGCGACCTTCTACATGAGCTACATCGTCGGGCTGGGCATGGGGTCGTTCCTCCTATCCTTCATCGACGCCATGACCAACGCCGCGCCGGTTCTGGCGGTCGCTTTCGCCGCCGTTTCCATCATTCCGGTCGGGCTGACGCGGCTGAGGACGCCGCCGCCGCCGCCGATCGCCTCGATCGCGCTCCGGCGGGCATGGAGCGTCTCGCCGGTCGGACTGGCGGGAATGCTCGCGGTCGGCGGACTGTCGATGATGGTGGCGGGCTTCGCGCCGATCCACGCCACCGCGCTCGGCTTCGGCAAGAACGACGTCGCCCTCCTGCTGCTGGCCATGCCGCTCGGCACGCTGATCGTTCAGCTGCCGCTCGGCTGGCTGTCGGATCGCACCGACCGCCGCTACGTGCTGGTTGCGGCCTCGATCATCGTCGTCGGCGCGGGGTTGCTCGCAACCGGCGCGGACGGTTCCGTCTTCTGGTGGATGATCGTCGTCTACATGGTTTGGAGCGGCGCCACCGAATCGATCTATTCGATCTCCAGCGCCCACGCCAATGACCGCGCCGAGAAGGGCGACCTTGTGGTGCTGGCGAGCACGATGCTGTTCGCCTGGTCGCTGTCGGGTTTCGTCATCCCCGGCATGGCCACAGCGCTTACGGCAATCGTCGGTACCGGCGCCTTCATCGTCATCGCCGTCGTCATCGCGCTCGCTTTCGGAAGCTTCGTGCTGTGGCGGCTGACACAGACGCAGGCGGTGCCGGCGGCCGAGAGCGGAGACTTCGCGCCGCTGTCCGCCCAGACGCCTCCGGCCGCGGAACTCGCCTTCGCGCCGACCGGCGAATCACCCCCTTCTCACGCGGAGGAATAG